GGCGGCTGTCGTTAGTTGTCCGAGCATCCAGTTAGAAGGGCTGAAGTCGGTTCCCAACGCAACAGGAAGGCCCATGGCGAGCATCCCTCGAGCGTCTGCGTACTGTGCGCCAAGTAGACTATGAGATGAGGAAGGCAGCAATACCGGGGTGACGTTCGTCTCAGTCATCCTTTCGAGCTGTGTCCTCGGTGAGCGGACTAAATGGTCCGCCGAGGTTGCATGGAATTTGTTTGCCAGGGCAGCTCCTCCGCAATCGGTGAATTGGTCTGCGTGCAACTTGACCTTGAGACCAAGGCTTACCGCTTTCCTGAGGATCTTTCCTGATGCGATCGAATCGAATGCTCCTTGTTCGCAGAAGACGTCGCAGAACTCTGCCAACCCCGCCTTTGCGACCTGTGGCATTGTTTCGTTCGTCATACTTGTCACATATTCCGATGAGACCTCTCCCGGCGGAACTGCATGGGCGCCCATGTACGTGGGGACGATGTTGCAAGGATGATCTTTCTTTAGACGGTTAACGACGCTGAGAATCTTGAGCTCGGAATCCCTTCTGAGCCCGTAGCCGCTCTTGATCTCGACGGTCGTCGAGCCTGATTCTAGACATGTGTCGAGTCTTCGTTTCCCAGATTGGAAAAGCCGCTCCGGGCTGGCCTGGCGAGTACGGTTCACAGTCTCGATTATTCCTCCTCCACTGCGAAGAACGTCCATGTACTTGGCGCCAGCTATTCGGTGCTGGAATTCTTGCTCGCGGGCCCCGTCGAAGACTAAGTGAGTGTGTGGGTCCACGAATCCGGGCAGTATTATCTCGTCCCGAACATCGATAGTCCTTCTGGCACGAAACCTTCGCTGCAGCAATTGCGTTGACGCGGCCAAGACTATGTTGCCTTGGCTTATCGCAACACCTCCGTTGTCGACAACCCCCAATTCATTCTCGCTATCAGGACGATCGAGGGTCACGGTTTCATTCGAGTTGAGAACTAGAAGGTCGACTCGTCTCTTGACCATGCGAGCACTTCGCCTCGCTATTTGATCGTGGATTAAAAATGGACGGTTGCTCTATAGGGCGATTCTTCCGTCAATCAGTATCGTTTGGCCGTCAATTTCCACAGTCGGCTTGGTGATGGTTCCCGAGAACGAAAAGCTACTGTCGTTCTTACCGCCAATACCCTTGTTGGCTCCAACACCAATTGTCACTGTACCCAAAGACAGTTCATCAGTTGTGTAGCCGATGAGATCGACCTTGGGATTCAGTCCCAGCGTGAACTGAGCAATCCTGTCTCTGTCACCCCGGGTCGACTCATAGACCTCTCGGAATACCTCCTCATACTTCTTAGCGCGATATTCCTTGAGGTGACCCTTCTCGAAGTCGAGTCGAAGCTCCTGAATCAGTCTTCCTTTCAAGGCTCGCGGAACGTCGAACACTACGACCCCTCGCCCTGACTCTTCCAGCGGTGCAACCTCAACCTTGCCTGAAGGCAATTGGGTCGATACTAGTCCATGTTCAATGTCAGCTTGATCAATGATTCCATCCTGGACATGAACCGGTCTTTTCGTAATGTCAAACCTTACGTCTGTACCTCCTTTCGAAGTAATGTGGACTTTTACTCCCCGTTCTAGTCGAAGGGCCATTTTTCTTCCCAGTTCCGCA
This window of the Candidatus Bathyarchaeia archaeon genome carries:
- the hutI gene encoding imidazolonepropionase, giving the protein MVKRRVDLLVLNSNETVTLDRPDSENELGVVDNGGVAISQGNIVLAASTQLLQRRFRARRTIDVRDEIILPGFVDPHTHLVFDGAREQEFQHRIAGAKYMDVLRSGGGIIETVNRTRQASPERLFQSGKRRLDTCLESGSTTVEIKSGYGLRRDSELKILSVVNRLKKDHPCNIVPTYMGAHAVPPGEVSSEYVTSMTNETMPQVAKAGLAEFCDVFCEQGAFDSIASGKILRKAVSLGLKVKLHADQFTDCGGAALANKFHATSADHLVRSPRTQLERMTETNVTPVLLPSSSHSLLGAQYADARGMLAMGLPVALGTDFSPSNWMLGQLTTAAVASRELRMNASEIIRGITINAARALGLENEVGSLDAGKQADLVTLRAPNHKWIGYTYGERIVDNVLIGGEWVVRDGRRIL
- a CDS encoding aminopeptidase; this translates as MLEDSVAKRVVHTCLRVHEDDMVLIETWQHTIDLASEIALECYRTGAKPLITLNTDRLWWGTLAEIPEQYMRKIPRHILSAVDNVTVWIALGGPEDPTKFRDVPASRLEILFEGDKPVLDKTFEKKVRTAELLLGHVTPQRAKAYGFDYDRWLKMTEDAIKVDYPKLAELGRKMALRLERGVKVHITSKGGTDVRFDITKRPVHVQDGIIDQADIEHGLVSTQLPSGKVEVAPLEESGRGVVVFDVPRALKGRLIQELRLDFEKGHLKEYRAKKYEEVFREVYESTRGDRDRIAQFTLGLNPKVDLIGYTTDELSLGTVTIGVGANKGIGGKNDSSFSFSGTITKPTVEIDGQTILIDGRIAL